CGCATCTCGGCGCGAAGCTCGCCGTGCGCGAGGCCGAGTTTGGGCTGGGCGACGGGGCCACCCGCATCCTCGCCATCGCGACGGAAAACGCCGCGGGCGTCTTCGCGCTCGGCACGTTCGGCGGCGCGAGCCATCGCCTCATGGGGCTGACCTGGGGCGGCGAGGATTTGTCCGCCGACCTCGGAGCGGAAACCAATCGCGACGAAAGCGGCGCGTACACCGATCCCTACCGTCTCGCCCGCTCGCTGACCCTTTTCGGCGCGGCCGCCGCAGGCGTCGACGCCGTCGATTCGGTCTTTACCAACTTCCGCGACATGGCGGGTTTGGCGGAGGAATGCCGCGCGGCCCGCCGCGACGGTTTCGTGGCCAAGATGGCGATCCACCCGGCACAGGTGCCCGTGATCAACGAGGCCTTCACGCCGTCGCCGGAAGCGGTGGCGCGCGCGCAGGCCGTGATCGACGCCTTCAGGGCCAATCCGGGCTCGGGCGTCGTCGGCGTGAACGGCGAGATGCTCGACCGCCCGCATCTCCTGCGCGCGGAGCGGCTCTTGAAGCGGGCCGGGACGCTCCCTTCTTAGACGAGCGCATCGTTCTGGCGAAAAACCGGAGCCACTTTTTCGCACGATGCTCCCTTCCTAGGCGAGCGCATCGTTCTTGCGAAAAACCGGGGCCACTTTTTCGCACGATGCGCTAAAACCAGACAATGCGGGAGGGGTCGACAATGAAGACGTCAACGGCGGGAGCAACGGGTTTCGACGCGCAGCCGAGGCTCGTCTCGCCTGTGCTGGAACTCAGGCCGTTGAGACGGGACGACTTCGACGGGCTGTTCGCGGCAGCGGCCCATCCGGAGGTCTGGGCGGGCCATCCCGCGAAGGACCGCCATCGGAGGGACGTCTTCGAGAAATACTTCGAATTCCTCATCGGGACGCGAAGCACGCTGGCCATCATCGATCGCCCATCCGGAAAGATCATCGGCTGCTCGCGCTACTACACGTCTCCGGACCGGCCGGACGACATCGCGATCGGCTTTACCTTCCTGAACCATGCCTATTGGGGCGGTGAAGTGAATTTCGAGCTGAAGCGCCTGATGCTCGACCACGCTTTCGAAACCTATCCCGAGGTGTGGTTCCACATCGGCCCCGACAACGTTCGCTCTCAGAAAGCGACGGCCAAGCTCGGCGCGGAGTTTGTTGCCGAGGCGACGTTGGACCTGTCCGGCACCGCTGCGCCCTATCTGTGCTTTCGGCTGACCCGGGATGCCTGGAGGCGCATGCCCGAAGCAAGGGGCGCCCCGAGCATGGATACAGAAGCCTAGCGCATCGTGCGGAAAAGTGGATCCGGTTTTTCGCCAGAACGATGCGCTCTTTCCAGGAAGAGAGCATCGGACGCGGGAAGTGGATCTGCGCTTCCGGGATCAATGCGATGCTCTCACGAAAGAACAGCGCATCGCACGACGCGCTAGCCGCCCGGCCGCGTCATCGAGAACTTCGTCTCCGGCGTGGCGACGAAATAGTCGCGGTAGCCCGCCCGGGCGATGGGATGCATGGCCGCCGTATCGACCAGTCCGTCCACGATGTAGCGGTCGTCGATATAGACCCCGACCACTTGGCCGATCACCATGAAGTAGGACGGCTCGCCCCCTCCGAGCGGCACCAGCGGCACGGTCTGCAGCCACCTGCATTCGAGGGCCGCCGGGGCCTCGGCCACGCGTGGGGGCCGCACGAGGCGGGAGGGCGCGGCCGTGAGCCCCGCATGATCGAGCTCGCTTTCCCCGCGCGGCAGAACCTTCGAGGTCGCATTCACCTGCTCGCGCAGGTCGAAAGCCGCGAGATTGCAGACGAACTCCTTCGTCTCCTCGATGAAGGTGAGCGCATCCTTCCTTCCCGCCGACGAGAACATGACCATCGGTGGGCGCTCGGACACCGCGTTGAAGAAGGAATAGGGCGAGAGGTTGATCTCGCCCTTCCCGCTCATCGCCGTGATCCAGCCGACGGGACGGGGCGACACGATGGCCTTGAAGGGATCGTGCGGCAGGCCATGGGCGTTGCCGGCGGTTTCGTAATGCATGCGCTTAGAACCGGGTTACGATATCGGCGAGGTTCGGGCGATCGCGATCCGTGGGCTTTTCCTTGGCCGTTCCGATATGGACGTACCCAGCCATGCGCTCCGTGGGGGCGAGGCCCAGCGCATCGAGCACCCGTCGGTCGAAGCAGGCCCAGCCCGACAGCCAGGACGCGCCATAGCCCAGAGCCGTCGCCGCGTTCAGGAGATTCATGCACACGGCACCGGCGGAGAGAACCTGCTCCCATTCGGGGATCTTCGCATGAGGCGCTGCCCGGGACACCACCCCGACCACGAGCGGCGCCTTGGCGAACCTCTCCCGCTCGGCGGCAATCTTCTCCGGATCGGCGTCCGGATTGTCTGCCTGGAAAGCCTGCGCGAGAAGGTCGCCCATCCGCTGCCGGGCGTCCCCTTCGATCAGGATGAAGCGCCAGGGCACCAGCTTGCCATGGTCCGGCACCCGCGCCGCCGCGGTCAACATGGCCTCGATCTCCTGAGCGCTCGGCCCCGGCTCCCCCAGCCAGCGCGGCGGAACGGAACGGCGGCTCAACAGACGGGAAAGGCTTTCATTCATGGGATCTTCATCCAAGCTGAATATTGTGGAACAATGCTTGCGAATGTCCGTGAAGGATAGGGCGGACGGTGTGGGCCTGCCTTGGTCTCGCCGCCTTGCTGCTGTTGAGAACACGGGCGTTCCGAGACGCGATCCGTTGCACAGCCAACAATCGGCAACGGATGTATAGGGGGAGTGCGACGATACGCCAAGCCGGTTTCCGTCCTGCGGCAGCTCAGGGAAGCTGGCTGAGGATGGAACTGCCGCTTACGCGCAGCGCCGCTTGTAAAACATGCAGACATCCGTACCCGGATCTCACACTTCCATACCGACCCTGGAATGGTCCAGGCGCCAGACCTTTCTGGCCCTTGGTCTCATTCTCGCGGTCTGGGCCCTGGCGGCCGCCATCTGGCCCCTGACCGGCTCCGTCGTTCCCTGGGATTCCAAGAACCAGTTCTACCCGACGCTGCGCTATCTCGGAGCCGCGCTCTCCAACGGCGAACTGCCCCTCTGGAATCCATACCATTTCGGCGGCCACCCCTCGGCGGCCGACCCTCAATCGCTGCTGTTCACCCCGACCATGCTGCTGTTCGGATGGCTCGTGCCCGAGCCCTCCATGCAGCTGTTCGACCTCGTGATCTTCGCCCATTTCCTCCCCGGCGCCCTGGCCTTCATTCCTCTTTTCCGGCGGCGCGGATGGCATTGGTCCGGTGCCGTGGTGGCGGCCATCGTGTTCATGCTCGGCGGCTCGGCCAGCGCTCGGCTGCAGCATACGGGCATCATCCTCAGCTACGGCTATTTCCCCCTGGCTCTCTGGCTTCTCGAAGAGGCCATGGACCGGCGGTCCTATCGCTATGGCGTGCTCTTTGCGGTCTCGGCCATCCTGATGGTGATCGGCCGCGATCAGGTGGCCTTCCTCTGCGCCCTTACCCTGATCGGAGTGGCCGTCCATCGCATCTGGTCGGCTCCCCGTCGGCTCGC
This window of the Microvirga sp. TS319 genome carries:
- a CDS encoding GNAT family N-acetyltransferase, translating into MKTSTAGATGFDAQPRLVSPVLELRPLRRDDFDGLFAAAAHPEVWAGHPAKDRHRRDVFEKYFEFLIGTRSTLAIIDRPSGKIIGCSRYYTSPDRPDDIAIGFTFLNHAYWGGEVNFELKRLMLDHAFETYPEVWFHIGPDNVRSQKATAKLGAEFVAEATLDLSGTAAPYLCFRLTRDAWRRMPEARGAPSMDTEA
- a CDS encoding nitroreductase yields the protein MNESLSRLLSRRSVPPRWLGEPGPSAQEIEAMLTAAARVPDHGKLVPWRFILIEGDARQRMGDLLAQAFQADNPDADPEKIAAERERFAKAPLVVGVVSRAAPHAKIPEWEQVLSAGAVCMNLLNAATALGYGASWLSGWACFDRRVLDALGLAPTERMAGYVHIGTAKEKPTDRDRPNLADIVTRF
- a CDS encoding flavin reductase family protein, with protein sequence MHYETAGNAHGLPHDPFKAIVSPRPVGWITAMSGKGEINLSPYSFFNAVSERPPMVMFSSAGRKDALTFIEETKEFVCNLAAFDLREQVNATSKVLPRGESELDHAGLTAAPSRLVRPPRVAEAPAALECRWLQTVPLVPLGGGEPSYFMVIGQVVGVYIDDRYIVDGLVDTAAMHPIARAGYRDYFVATPETKFSMTRPGG
- a CDS encoding CoA ester lyase: MRSLLFVPGDSYRKLGKALGSGADALLVDLEDSVALDAKDEARRVTAEFVAEHRSDSRRPRLYVRVNGLTTGMIDADLDHVMKAAPDGIVLPKAVGGSDVAHLGAKLAVREAEFGLGDGATRILAIATENAAGVFALGTFGGASHRLMGLTWGGEDLSADLGAETNRDESGAYTDPYRLARSLTLFGAAAAGVDAVDSVFTNFRDMAGLAEECRAARRDGFVAKMAIHPAQVPVINEAFTPSPEAVARAQAVIDAFRANPGSGVVGVNGEMLDRPHLLRAERLLKRAGTLPS